One Methylophaga marina DNA window includes the following coding sequences:
- a CDS encoding SHOCT domain-containing protein: MNKRNRMLLGSTVTVMATSLTALPVMSADKTPFESREIQRPADNGQKIAQAMCGTCGGSWEGRCGGMKGGMMPNASGTVELPELNSAGARLIKQYCMQCHASPTPKQHTAPAWPTIVARMNTRMQWMSSNNKAMNIKAPTENELRTITAYLQKHAAQPSDANTQGPQEPLVPGKSAIEILKDRYARGEIDRKEYLRMLEDLNKR; this comes from the coding sequence ATGAATAAGCGCAATCGTATGTTACTTGGCAGTACGGTAACCGTAATGGCTACTTCACTAACTGCATTACCTGTCATGTCAGCTGATAAGACCCCCTTTGAATCGCGTGAGATTCAACGCCCTGCCGATAATGGTCAAAAAATCGCCCAAGCTATGTGTGGTACCTGTGGTGGAAGTTGGGAAGGACGCTGCGGTGGTATGAAGGGAGGGATGATGCCTAATGCCTCTGGTACGGTGGAATTACCTGAACTGAACTCGGCCGGGGCGCGGCTGATTAAGCAGTACTGCATGCAGTGCCATGCATCACCAACCCCTAAACAGCATACGGCTCCAGCTTGGCCGACCATCGTGGCTCGCATGAATACGCGCATGCAATGGATGAGCAGCAATAATAAAGCAATGAATATCAAGGCGCCTACAGAAAACGAGCTGCGCACAATCACAGCCTACCTGCAAAAGCATGCTGCACAGCCATCGGATGCAAATACACAAGGGCCACAAGAACCCCTTGTCCCAGGGAAATCAGCTATCGAAATTCTCAAGGACCGTTATGCACGGGGAGAAATCGACCGTAAGGAATACTTACGCATGCTCGAAGATTTGAATAAACGTTAG
- a CDS encoding cation transporter has translation MTEYSYVSEYKVPKMDCPSEEGMIRMALDGIEPGVILEFDTPNRKVRIFHGDNATTIESRMQSLDLGATLEKTEPVLDEELTNVLDAEETSSQQEAGILKWLLAINAILFVTELFVGWWAESTGLIADSLDMFADAAVYGVSLYAVGYSANKKLRAAHFSGWLQLILAVGVLAEVLRRFLYGSEPLSSIMIMMGLIALAANVTCLLLIAKKRHAGAHMKASWIFSANDVIANSGVILAGLLVSWTGSHYPDLIIGLVIGLIVMNGARRILQLRH, from the coding sequence ATGACTGAATATAGTTATGTCAGTGAATACAAAGTTCCAAAAATGGACTGCCCTTCTGAAGAAGGTATGATCCGCATGGCATTGGATGGGATTGAACCCGGCGTCATACTTGAATTTGACACACCTAATCGTAAAGTCCGCATCTTCCACGGAGACAATGCAACAACGATTGAGTCGCGGATGCAATCATTGGATCTAGGTGCAACGCTTGAAAAAACTGAGCCCGTACTAGATGAAGAACTTACCAACGTACTGGATGCAGAAGAAACAAGCTCACAGCAAGAAGCGGGCATTCTAAAATGGTTACTGGCCATCAATGCCATCTTATTCGTGACTGAATTATTTGTAGGATGGTGGGCAGAATCAACCGGGTTGATTGCGGATTCTCTTGATATGTTTGCAGACGCCGCAGTTTATGGCGTCTCCCTCTATGCCGTTGGGTATAGCGCTAATAAGAAACTGCGTGCTGCGCACTTTTCCGGTTGGTTGCAGTTGATACTTGCCGTTGGTGTCCTAGCTGAAGTCCTGCGAAGATTCCTCTATGGCAGTGAACCATTATCCAGCATTATGATCATGATGGGACTAATCGCTCTCGCTGCTAATGTGACCTGCTTACTTCTTATTGCAAAAAAACGCCATGCCGGCGCTCATATGAAAGCCAGCTGGATTTTCTCCGCCAATGATGTCATAGCCAATTCTGGCGTTATCTTGGCAGGTTTGTTGGTTTCATGGACAGGTTCACACTACCCCGACTTAATCATCGGTTTGGTGATAGGACTTATTGTGATGAATGGGGCCCGACGCATATTACAACTGCGTCACTAG
- a CDS encoding cation diffusion facilitator family transporter: MHNHNSQDETSSRRIGLVFLLNLGFTIIEFIGGLLTNSTAIMADAVHDLGDSLSLGSAWLLSRWGQKTANNEFTYGYRRLTLFGAFLNSIVLIAGSIWVITQAIPRISDPVMPVTEGMLALAILGVTINGFAAYRISKGSTMNEKVLNWHLLEDVLGWVAVLVVSVILQFVDWPILDPLLSVGFTLFILFNVIRNFWATGKIFLQAVPDKNLHDEIRHKLLHIDGISDIHHQHLWSLDGEQHVLTAHLVIEGSLENGRYNSIKDSVAETLKPFSLAHTTIEIELKQEYCRDESAH, encoded by the coding sequence ATGCATAATCACAACAGTCAGGACGAGACGAGTTCACGACGTATTGGCCTGGTGTTTTTGCTGAATTTGGGCTTCACGATCATTGAGTTTATTGGCGGGCTGCTGACCAACAGTACCGCGATTATGGCCGATGCGGTACATGATCTGGGTGATAGTCTCTCTCTTGGCAGTGCCTGGTTGTTATCACGCTGGGGGCAGAAAACGGCTAATAATGAGTTCACCTACGGTTACCGCCGCTTAACCTTATTTGGTGCCTTTTTAAACAGTATTGTGCTTATTGCCGGTTCCATTTGGGTGATCACTCAGGCCATACCCCGTATTTCTGATCCTGTGATGCCCGTCACTGAAGGTATGCTCGCATTAGCCATATTGGGTGTGACCATTAATGGGTTTGCGGCTTATCGTATTAGCAAAGGCAGCACGATGAACGAAAAAGTGCTGAACTGGCATTTGCTGGAAGACGTGTTGGGATGGGTTGCTGTACTGGTTGTGTCGGTGATCCTGCAATTCGTGGACTGGCCAATACTTGATCCATTGCTATCAGTCGGATTTACCTTGTTTATCTTATTCAATGTGATTCGTAACTTCTGGGCAACCGGCAAGATTTTTCTACAGGCAGTGCCCGACAAGAACCTGCATGATGAGATCCGACACAAACTCTTACACATCGATGGTATCAGTGACATTCATCATCAACACCTTTGGTCGCTCGATGGTGAACAGCATGTCCTGACGGCTCATCTCGTGATTGAGGGCAGCCTTGAAAACGGGCGATACAACAGCATCAAAGATTCCGTAGCCGAGACTTTAAAACCATTCAGTCTGGCTCATACCACCATCGAGATCGAGTTAAAACAAGAATACTGCCGTGATGAATCCGCTCACTAA
- a CDS encoding efflux RND transporter periplasmic adaptor subunit has product MYQNKMFEKRWINFSLNSSLSILSALLLIILASPVIAQNEHEHGDKQTEQHKSEDAHKHDSASESSMHKEDDSHSTDQHQHDEQTHNLTESQSEQTSPANANEDEHGHGHEGEDENHVEIDDEMARQQGLATAKALAGEVSLTTKLYGRIVLSPDQVSQVRARFPGRITRVNVNFGDEVKKGQLLASVESNNSLQSYNLHAPISGTITAKEASTGEVANDQALFTITNTNSLWAELKVFPEQASEIKAGQKVQLLNGDRKFESSIKQLLPNNQAQPYRIARVPIESTEATLFPGLLVEAQVIIQQETVDIRIPNSAIQRYEGSQVAFLKADGKYQVKPLNLGISDGRYSEVLSGLRQGDEIVVENSYLIKADLEKEGAAHAH; this is encoded by the coding sequence ATGTATCAGAACAAAATGTTTGAAAAACGATGGATTAACTTTTCCTTGAACAGCAGTCTATCAATTCTGTCGGCACTATTGCTGATAATTCTAGCATCACCTGTTATCGCTCAAAACGAGCATGAACATGGTGATAAGCAAACTGAACAACACAAATCAGAAGATGCCCATAAGCATGATTCAGCGTCTGAAAGTTCTATGCACAAAGAAGACGACTCGCATAGTACCGACCAGCATCAGCATGACGAACAAACGCATAATTTAACTGAATCTCAGAGTGAGCAGACGTCACCCGCGAACGCTAATGAGGATGAGCACGGGCACGGGCATGAAGGTGAAGACGAAAACCACGTCGAAATTGATGATGAGATGGCTCGTCAACAAGGCCTCGCTACTGCGAAAGCCCTGGCCGGAGAGGTATCACTGACGACCAAGCTTTATGGCAGGATTGTACTTTCACCTGATCAGGTGAGTCAGGTCAGAGCCCGTTTTCCTGGCCGAATTACCCGCGTTAATGTGAACTTTGGTGATGAAGTTAAAAAAGGGCAGTTATTGGCGAGTGTGGAATCCAATAACAGTTTGCAGAGCTACAATTTGCATGCCCCTATCTCTGGCACTATTACAGCAAAAGAAGCCAGCACAGGCGAGGTTGCCAATGATCAAGCCCTATTCACCATCACCAATACTAATTCACTGTGGGCGGAGCTTAAAGTGTTCCCTGAGCAGGCCTCTGAAATAAAAGCTGGGCAGAAAGTTCAGTTGCTCAACGGCGATCGAAAGTTTGAGTCCAGCATCAAGCAACTGTTGCCAAATAATCAGGCCCAGCCTTACCGAATTGCCCGTGTTCCCATTGAAAGTACTGAAGCAACCCTATTTCCGGGCTTATTAGTGGAAGCACAAGTCATTATCCAGCAAGAAACCGTAGACATCAGAATCCCCAACAGTGCCATTCAACGTTATGAAGGCTCACAAGTTGCCTTTCTCAAAGCGGATGGAAAATATCAGGTCAAACCTTTGAATTTGGGTATTTCTGATGGCAGATATAGTGAAGTGTTATCCGGACTCCGGCAAGGCGATGAAATCGTCGTAGAGAACAGCTATCTCATCAAAGCTGATCTGGAAAAAGAAGGCGCGGCACACGCCCACTAA
- a CDS encoding TolC family protein has translation MVGAEVENVAGTGELSGIKALETRVTLSSVLELGDKRQSRVDLVEQQSDVVRVDRKVKALDLLGQVTRRFINVLNSQERVKLAEVGLELAQTTLKEVNRRVSAAVAPKADLGRAEASVQQAELTLLAEQRQFESHRMALANLWGSYQPAFDEVSGSLYSFNEAMPFDALFSKAQQNPQIEMFAAEARVRDAEVRLARTQQVADLTWSVGIRRDEGIDDSALVAGISMPLFSQERAQSRIEAALAARNEVTYRRQDVLLQLHTELYRAYSGRSQAITSIQRLQQHIIPKLNTSLEQTRVGYQRGLYSYLDLLTVRQDLLNARRAVIEAATAALKYEAEIEQLTAEPLAKTE, from the coding sequence GTGGTCGGTGCTGAAGTCGAAAATGTCGCCGGAACAGGGGAGCTAAGCGGTATCAAAGCCCTTGAAACACGGGTCACATTATCATCTGTTTTGGAGCTAGGCGATAAACGCCAGTCACGTGTCGATTTGGTTGAACAACAAAGCGATGTTGTTCGTGTCGATCGCAAAGTCAAAGCACTGGATTTACTGGGGCAAGTGACAAGAAGATTCATCAACGTGCTCAACAGCCAGGAGCGAGTAAAACTAGCAGAAGTAGGACTGGAACTCGCGCAAACGACATTAAAAGAAGTCAACCGGCGTGTCAGTGCTGCTGTGGCGCCTAAGGCCGACCTGGGCCGTGCTGAAGCTTCAGTTCAACAAGCAGAGTTGACCCTGCTTGCAGAGCAGCGACAGTTTGAGTCGCACCGAATGGCACTGGCTAACTTGTGGGGCAGCTACCAGCCTGCTTTCGATGAGGTATCAGGATCACTCTATTCCTTTAATGAAGCGATGCCGTTCGATGCCTTATTCTCTAAAGCACAACAAAATCCACAGATCGAAATGTTTGCTGCCGAGGCGCGGGTTCGTGATGCCGAAGTCCGACTGGCTCGCACCCAGCAAGTTGCTGATCTGACCTGGTCAGTCGGGATACGACGAGATGAAGGTATTGATGATTCAGCCCTGGTTGCAGGCATTTCTATGCCCCTGTTCAGCCAGGAGCGAGCTCAGAGCAGGATAGAAGCAGCACTGGCGGCCAGAAATGAAGTGACCTATCGGCGTCAGGACGTGTTGCTGCAACTTCATACGGAATTGTATCGCGCCTATTCAGGGCGTAGTCAGGCCATTACCAGCATTCAGAGGCTGCAACAACACATCATCCCTAAACTTAATACCAGCCTGGAGCAGACACGCGTCGGTTATCAGCGTGGACTCTATAGTTATTTGGATTTACTCACTGTCAGGCAGGATTTGCTCAACGCCAGACGAGCTGTTATCGAGGCTGCCACAGCAGCGCTCAAATACGAAGCTGAAATTGAGCAACTGACAGCAGAGCCACTGGCTAAAACGGAGTAA